A genomic stretch from Styela clava chromosome 5, kaStyClav1.hap1.2, whole genome shotgun sequence includes:
- the LOC120344046 gene encoding glycosaminoglycan xylosylkinase-like yields the protein MKLKARIVLAVIIFTLIVMTINFSKYSHRSKEQVRLQLIGKESKNANPNLVNVNEFEVNLKPPNLNEGTKEQFIESELRRLQIDVRSAASNFKNWPWQIAASWVNKRQIYPENHPELATILYAMSTARIIEADVLPKGTQLKLLFILDGGQKVVFKQKRYERDHVIDGKPYDGFDRHNGEIASFHLDRVFNFRRSPITVGRIVNLRDEVLTVATDRLKKTFLEKDGNLCYFGVCYYCKESEKACAAGDIMEGAVTLWLPEEYSTFEKLRHPYQRTYVEGRSAKWEKDETYCDTVVKHKPPYDRGARLLDIADACAFDYLIGNADRHHYEVFKNKGKDVMLIMMDNAKSFGNPYFHEQSILAPLRQCCILRNSTWLKLHRFKDGVLTKLLEAAMENDPISPVLHHSHFKAMNERLPHLLSTIDHCIKERGKDNVILNEWKGVKGKT from the exons atgaaattgaaagcaaGGATTGTTTTAGCTGTAATAATATTTACACTGATTGTGATGACcattaatttttccaaatattcaCATCGTTCCAAAGAACAAGTCAG attacAACTTATAGGAAAAGAATCCAAAAATGCCAACCCCAACTTGGTAAATGTTAATGAATTTGAGGTTAATTTGAAGCCTCCAAATTTGAATGAAGGGACAAAAGAACAATTTATTGAATCAGAATTACGGAGACTACAAATAGATGTACGATCTGCTGCATCTAACTTCAAAAACTGGCCATGGCAG ATAGCTGCATCCTGGGTAAACAAGCGACAGATATATCCTGAAAATCACCCTGAACTTGCGACAATATTGTATGCAATGTCTACTGCTAGAATTATAGAAGCTGATGTTTTACCTAAAGGAACACAAttaaagttattatttattttggatggAGGTCAAAAAGTGGTTTTCAAGCAAAAAAG atatgaaagagatcatgttatagATGGAAAACCATATGATGGATTTGATCGACATAATGGAGAAATTGCTTCTTTTCATCTTGATAGAGTTTTTAACTTCAGAAG ATCGCCTATCACCGTAGGAAGAATTGTCAATTTACGAGATGAAGTTTTAACTGTAGCAACAGATAGATTGAAGAAAACTTTTCTTGAGAAAG atgGAAATTTGTGTTACTTTGGTGTTTGTTATTACTGCAAAGAATCAGAGAAAGCATGTGCAGCAGGTGACATAATGGAAGGTGCTGTCACATTATGGTTACCGGAAGAATATTCtacttttgaaaaattaagaCATCCATACCAG CGTACCTATGTTGAGGGTCGATCTGCAAAGTGGGAAAAAGATGAAACATACTGTGATACTGTCGTCAAACACAAACCTCCTTATGATCGTGGTGCAAGGTTGTTAGACATTGCTGATGCCTGTGCTTTCGATTATTTAATTGGTAATGCAGATCGACATCATTATgaagttttcaaaaataaaggAAAAGATGTGATGTTAATTATGATGGATAATGCAAAAag TTTTGGAAATCCATATTTTCATGAACAAAGTATTTTAGCACCATTAAGACAATGCTGCAT TTTAAGAAACTCAACATGGTTGAAACTCCATCGTTTTAAAGATGGAGTATTAACCAAATTATTAGAAGCAGCAATGGAAAATGATCCAATTTCTCCTGTTCTACATCATTCACATTTTAAAGCAATGAATGAAAg GTTACCCCACCTTTTATCAACAATTGATCACTGTATAAAAGAACGGGGCAAAGACAATGTTATCTTAAATGAATGGAAAGGAGTTAAAGGGAAAACGTGA